The Chlorocebus sabaeus isolate Y175 chromosome 18, mChlSab1.0.hap1, whole genome shotgun sequence genome window below encodes:
- the LOC140709031 gene encoding serpin B6-like translates to MRIQSNFLERLAASRTSGNPAACGTRPALLPSARWVVPGGARLRTPPHASPLTKNRYPAPLRQLYSRLSDQVSPRSRAAARRTGNKEKPVQMMFKKSTFQMTYAKEILNKILVLPYVGKELNMLPDENTDLKMVEKELSYERLIEWTKPDNMHEREMEVFLPKFKLEETYNMEDVLRSMDMVDALEQDRADLKDLYLSKVMHKSFVEVNEEGTEAAAATTPKRVLCCASYSLRFCADHPFLFFIQHSKTNGILFCRRFSSP, encoded by the exons ATGAGGATTCAGTCCAATTTCctgg AGAGATTGGCCGCTTCGCGCACATCAGGAAATCCCGCGGCCTGCGGGACCCGCCCCGCCCTCCTGCCCAGCGCCCGCTGGGTGGTTCCTGGCGGGGCCCGACTCCGCACGCCTCCCCACGCCTCCCCACTCACTAAAAACAGATACCCCGCGCCGCTCCGACAGCTCTATTCCCGCCTCTCCGACCAGGTCTCACCTCGCTCCCGGGCAGCTGCGCGGAGAACTGGG AACAAAGAAAAACCTGTGCAAATGATGTTTAAGAAATCAACTTTTCAAATGACCTATgcaaaagaaatattaaacaaaattctGGTGCTTCCTTATGTTGGAAAGGAGCTGAATATGCTTCCAGATGAAAACACTGATTTGAAAATG GTGGAAAAAGAACTTTCTTATGAGAGATTGATAGAATGGACAAAGCCAGACAACATGCATGAACGAGAGATGGAAGTTTTCCTTCCTAAATTTAAACTAGAGGAAACTTACAACATGGAGGATGTCCTTCGCAGTATGGACATGGTCGATGCCTTAGAACAGGACAGGGCAGACTTGAAGGATCTgtacttgtccaaggtcatgcaCAAGTCCTTTGTGGAGGTCAATGAGGAAGgtacagaagcagcagcagctacCACACCAAAAAGGGTTTTATGTTGTGCCAGTTACTCCCTCAGGTTCTGTGCAGACCatcccttccttttcttcatcCAGCACAGCAAAACCAATGGTATTCTCTTCTGTCGCCGGTTTTCTTCTCCATAA